The DNA window agACTAAAGCtttgaaaaaatttacaaaagtaTATCAAcacaaattttttttgttatttttactttttaaacttttttatttacaaaaatatctctTCAGTACAAgtaataaactatttttttattattattttatagttgaTTTATAGTTATCGTGGTGGTGTTGATTTCacgttgttttttagttttttttttttttttactttttgataatatatttttgtaattttaaaattttacaatagtatttttataattaaaaattttaggccgtaaaattgtaaataaaatatgaaaaaatatatatatatttttaaaaattcttcaATTGTAATATATGATAAAAGATTTTTGTCTCTAGTTTTgtcttatttttaaaagtatatatatgatGTGAATGTGCCAACAACAATGTAGGTGGGCATGACTTATTATTAATTGGTTagacatatttatataaaataaatatttatttatagaagTAGTGTTTGGTACGAATTATATTATtgtgttatatataatattctatttagttatattatgtagaattattttaatacaatattattttagtattatcttatcttttcttatatataataagattCTTATTCCCTTTCAATTCATTTTACTACTCTAGCCTTTTATATTAGATTTTTACAAGTTGTTTTAATGTCTTTTTTATATaagtttatttctttttttttattattattatttttaactaataaccttcttttttctttgttagtagattttttttcacaaaaaacaaaacaagtATAATTGAAAATACACATTGAATGCTTATTCATGTATTTAGGATATATATCTAGTATTTTTTATGAGTTGGTGTTAGTAATAGTAATTCtgttattcttattttgattatcatataatttgtgactttattattatttgtttattattatttgtttatttttttttatattcatattcaattataattctcttcCTATTCTTTACTTAACTAGAAATTTTTTTACCAATCCTGTTTTCATTAAAATTGGAGTAAAGGCTATTTTtgactttaaatattttttttataagagtACTATTTAAATGTTACGTAAGATTTAAGAATattggaaatatattttttaaccatatatgacatattttttttttaatgcaatAGTTATATAAAAATTAGCACAGAGTTAGGTCAGACCATCAAATGCACATAAATACTCTATGATTAGTTTgaggtaataaaatagaatataatggaaaggaaataatttcaattccattcatttgtttggttgcatttaaaACTATTGGAAtaacattccaatggaatggtCTTTCTATCGTTTTGGTagaatgactattctattttaaaatagaagaaaagaccattccaatgcaagatttgaaaaaatttaataattttttttattaatttttttatgcattttaaattttattccattctattcctattccaattctcattctcattcctattcctatgtTTTCATTCCTCCTAACCAAACGCCACTTTAGTATTCTAATTTACTtgataaataacacaaataacatataatacatgaattcaatttttttattctacaaTTAAGTTCAGATAAAGTAATTGCAGCTTAACtaagattttaaaaattattaattgaattttatCACATCAATTatctatattaaatatatatatatttgaataaaGGATGATTTCACTAAAATTAACTGGCCTCAGCCTTAATAATGTCGCACAAAAAAGATTGAGCATTTAGATCATTATACGTACAACCTGACGAGAAATAGGACTCCCTAGCAACACAATGGACAACCCTATTTGCATATCGATTAACAAAAGAAACaagtgttggatattattttaccaggatcttagatctactcacaagtatgtttattaacatcctaaatatgaactttctaaaacgataaattaaacacatataaagtttaagaaaccttacattggctgcagcggaattaaatgactccttccgttcagatctctaacccttgattcctttctgtagcagagtattatcaagatctgaacctggatcttcttctctgaatccttgatgctgatgatctttcttcacgatcttcctcactatgattgaggtattgattgatgtgtgtgggcactactctaatcactaagagaagttcgaaatatgaaggaagaatagagagagagagtggcggctagagaagaaaatggaggctcaggtttttctgattcagaaagtgtgattttcctgaagccttcactatctatttatagcattccactagggttagatttgaattatatggcattaaaataatgaaaaaatcaatttaaaaagctacaataggtggccggccctggctttagtggactgggccttgctttttgcaattttgcaattttaacaccttttgtatctgattttctcaaaaatgccaatttcctaattcaatcatttaaatgccaattctaactatttaataactatcaataattattaaataatattgtcatttatcatatttattaattgaaccatacaaagtatcataattaacaaatatgcccctattaattctttctttacaatttcgcccttacttagtgaaaatttcacaaatagacatagtctaattcgcgaattataattgattaatcaaaaccaattacatgagtcttacaaacaatattatctcaactagtggggggaccatgggtctatataaccgagcttccaataagtagatcaagaatttagcactaaaattcactaacttattaattcttcgttgaatccacgcatagaacttagaattgcactctcagtatatagaatgctctatatgttccaccatatagacacatcattagtgatccattgttataatcctaatgtgatcaatgatcctctatatgaatgatctacacagtaaagggattaaattaccgtaacaccctactatgtattttatccttaaaacacttgaccccgtataaatgatatttcggcttatgtgaaatgagatctccaccatttattttcgtttggtcaagctcgaaggaaatcatcctttgcttactattcgccagatagaagctatagattccatgtttatgctagcgctcccactcaattgcactaccgtgttcccaaaatgtacgtatcaccctgacctaaaagtaggcttaactaacaaatcaaagaacacgaatagcctttcaagattgagcctaatcataataggattaagatcatttgatctaggatcaacttggcgatattgacttgaatagattttacggttagtttaattaaatctaaatcaaagttcaatatcggtcccttccgatgcatactccatgcatccaacctgagctttactttaactaatgttctggaaagaacatagtatttctccaaatacaagtaaactcttgttgtagattatcatatcagtaaaaccctatgtctgataaatctaggaaactttattcacatagtcatgtttactttccaatgtgatgacagcacaataaacatgatcaagtatgtgaaaagggtttaagatgaatttataaatcaattagacaagcaattgataaagtgagccaaaacatacacaaatgaatgaaaaatacttctgtttctttattgatgttgaataaaatagattacattgaaatggagttttatttagggcataaaacctaacaacaaGGACATTATTCAAATTAGATAAGGTAAGACGACAATCCTCCACCAATAACCCAAATTGAGATGGCATATGAATTGAGCTATTAATTGCTTGAACCACAACTAAAGCGTCAGATTTAACAACCACCTTATCCAATCCTTTGCGCTTTATCCAACTCAAAGCCTCCCTGATGCCAATGACCTCAGCTACTTCAGGAAGAACACAGTCCCACCTACTCTCTGAAATAGCTTCAAGGAGCTTACCCTGACTGTTACAAGCAACACAACCGAACCCAAATTTTTGTTGAGCTTCAAAGGTAGCACCATCGACATTTACCTTGACCGTAAAAGCATCTGGTTTACGCCAATAATTACTGCTTGAAATGTCACCTATAGCAAATAAAGCATTAGGCGACTCAAACTTAGCAATTTTTCATTGGCCAAGGACATGTCTTGCCAACTTAACCACCTCCAAAACTGACCGAGATTTCTTCTGCCATTGCACTTCCTTTCGGGTTTTCCATATGCTCTAACTAACCATGGCAACATCAATCACCACATCCTCACGGAAGCTTTCAAAAAGATCAAAAAACCAGATGCCAAATTCGGCCTCCACACTAGCAGCTGGCTGTGTGATAGCAGAAATAGACCAGCAGGAACGAGAGAAAGGGCAGTCCAAAAGCACATGATATATTGTCTCAACATCTATATTACACAAAGGACACAAGAGATCAACATTAACATGTTTAGATTGGAGTTGTACCTTAGTTGGAAGGCATCCTGAACAAGCTTTCCACAAGAAATGATGCACCTTAGGCGGAATGGGAAGCTGCCATAATTTCTTCCAGCAATTATCATCTTGCATATATAACCAATTTCCTCTTGAAGATTGAAGAAATTTATATGCACTTTTAACCGAGTAAAATCCCGAAGTCTCCATGTTGCAACACGAGCCATCAACATCCCGAGAATGACTAAGTTGAATGCTTCTAATCAAACTAATATCCCTCTCCTTAAATATATCATTTAGAAGCTTAATATCCCAAGACTTTTCCCCAACCACCAGCAAACTAGAAACATGTTGATTAACAAGGCCATGATTATTAGTCAAAACAAAAAGATTATTATCATGGGGCAACCAGGGATCATTCAGAATACTAATCGAAGAGCCATTAGTAATAGATCTTCTAGCACCATTTTTAACAAGAGTTTGAGCTGCCAAAATACTCGTCCAAATGAAACTTGGATTTTGTCCTAACTTGGCATTAAGAAAAGAACCTTGCAGATAATATCTTGCTTTGTAAATTTTCCCCACAAGTGTGTCCTCCATAGTAAGAAATCTCCACCCTTGTTTACCCAAAAAAGAGAGATTGTAGTCACGAAGGTCACGAAAGCCGAGGCCACCAAAATTCTTATGTTGACAGAGCCGCTTCCAACTAACCCAACTCACTCCCTTACTTGTTGAATTCGATTGGGATTTCCACAAGAACCTCGCCATCATACCTTCAAGGCTAAACAAAATTCTTGAGTTAAGAGAAAAACACTCATTGCATAGCTAGGTAATGCGTGTGCAACCGACTTAATCAAGATTTCTTTTCGTGCTTTAGACAAAAACTTAGTCTCCCAACTAAAAAATTTCTTCCTCATTTTCCCCTTCTAGAAgccgaaaattgcattttttatttcTCCCCATTATGCATGGGAGTCCCAAGTAAAAGCTACCATCCGAAGCCTCATTCAGCCCCATAAGTCCACAAACACGATCACGCACAGCCATGGTAATATTCTAACTAAAAAAGACAGAAGACTGAGCAAAATTTACTTGTTGACCCGAAGCAAGTTCATAACTATGCAAAAGTTGAAGCACATTCTGAGCTTCATTCTCATTGGCCTTACAAAACACATAACTATCATCCGCAATAAGTATTTGAGAGACCATAGGAGCACTTCTAGCAACACGACATCCAGTCAACCAATGATGTCTTTCATAATGTTTTAACAACAACAAAAGACCCTCCGCACATATCAAGAACAAATAAGGAGATAGCGGATCTCCTTGTCGCAATCCTCTACCCGAAGTGATAGGCCCCATTGAATGACCTCCATGAGTGACATTGTAAGTAATCATAGTCACACAAAACATTATCAGTGGCACCCAATGTTGATTGAAACCCATATGAAGCAACATATTTCAATAAAGATCCATTCAACGCGATCATAAGCTTTACTTATGTCAAGTTTAACAGCCATATACCCCACCTTACCAACTCTCTTCCTCTTTAAATAATACATGATTTCAAAAGCAACCATaatattgtcaaaaattaaccGCCCGGAAGAAAAGCACTTTGATTATCCGAGATTACAACCGGCAAAACTTCTTTAAATCTATTCGCCAAAACcttcaaaattattttataaagcaCATTACATAAGGAGATAGGACGAAGATCAGTCATAGATTCCGGTTGTTTCTTCTTTTGAATAAGCACTATATTGGTATGATTTAACTCCCTTGGAAAAGAACCAACCACAAAGAAATTCTTAACAAGGTTAATAATATCATTACCTACGGTGCTCTAGCATTTTTGATAAAATCCCGGTGTCATACCATCAGCTCTCGAAGATTTATCCAGGTGCATTTGAAGAGAGCTCGTCTAACCTCATCATCCAAAACTAGCTCCAGCAACCTGCTATTGTGGACATTCGTTACAGCAGCAGGAACACACTGTAAAACATCATTATCAACCACggctgaagaagaaaaaagccTAGAAAAATAATCCACAATAACCGAAGGCAGCCTCCCTTGCCAATCGACACAAACACCAGCAGGATCTTTTAATCTTTGCATCGAGTTTCTTCTTCTCCTAGCAGTTGCAACAACGTGGAAGTACTTTGAATTAATATCCCCTTCACGCAATCAAATTTGCTTACTCCTCTGCTTCCGAAAGATCTCTCACTGCAGTAACACTTTGTTTAAATTAGCAGAAGCAATTTTATGACTCTCGATAGAAACCCCATCACGGTCTCTCTTCCATATTTTTAACCTCCAACTTACAATCTTTAATTCTCTTAGGAAAATTCCCAGAATAATCCTTTTCCCATCTCAAAAGCACATCTCCACaatgcttaattttttcaataataccattcGAATCACCCAAGTTCCAGCAGCTCTCAactatttcgaaaaataatggCTCTTTTAGCCATGAGTTTTCAAACCGAAAGAATTGATTCCTAGTGACCACAATTTGATTAACCGTAACCAATTGAAGCGGAGTATGATCAGAAGTAGAAACTTCTAAATTATAAAGCTTGGCTAAAGGAAAGAAGTCTAACCAAGATTGGTTCACCAATGCTCGATCAATTCGAACCTCTACCCAATCCGTCGTGCCTCGACTACGCTCCCAAGTATAAGGATATCCATACAAGTCAAGATCATGTAATCCACATTCAGCCAAAGTATCATTAAAGCCATTAACTAACCATCTCAGATAGGGATTACCACCTTTCTTATCTTCTTGTGAAGTAACATTATTGAGGTCACCAATGATGCATCACGACAAACTTGACTTGCACTTCAGCTCCTGAATTAAATCCCAAGTTCTCTTCCGTAAGTTTCTATTCGGCTCACCATAAAGGCCTGTCAAACGCCAATGCCCTTGGTCACTTCCACAAATCACTACATCAATATAAGACACCCCATACTCCAACACTTTAACATCCTCTTCCACCTTCCATAGCAAAGCCACCCCCTACTCTTTCCCTGAGCATCAATCGCAAGAGCACCATCGAACCCGATTGCCACATGCAGTCGTTCAATAGCCTCCTTTCTAGCTAAAGTTTCACACAAAAATAAGTAACTGGACTTCTTTTGGACCACAAGGTCCTTTAAGAATTGTTGAGCCCATGGGCTCCCAAGCCCATGGCAATTCCAGGATATAATGCTCATAATGATGGGTGGGCCTGAGAACCAAGGCCCACCTATGACTCGTTTTTTGACCCAACATTACCATCAACACCAGTATCCAACTTAGACAGTTTCACATCCCCACCATTAATTACTCCATCTCTCCCAGTACGCCTCCTTTTGCTATCTAAAACTATAAGCAAATCCTCCTCATTAATGTATTCTTCATCATGTGCTATGATTTGGCTATTACCACCCCCATCAGCCTGTCGACTACCCCCTCTTCCTTCCATAATTAactctttcttatttttttcctACAATTCTGGGATCATGATCAACACCATGGTCAACACGATCAACATCCATAATTTTAGGCGTAACAGTAGCTCCACCTCCGGCACCAGACGATCGAACCACTCCACCACCAGCGACGGCTCCTCCATCTTCATTCCTTGTCTGAAGCAATTGGGCACCAAGTAAgtaatttttcttcttcatctgagCGCGCATTCCAACCCCATATGGCTTATCCAATTGTTCTACAGGTTGATCAAAACGTCTTGGACAAAATCTTTCCAAATGTCTGATTATTCCACACACAAAGCAAAAGGTTGGAAGATgttcatatttaaaatttgcCCAAATCCAATCTCCATTTTCCTTGCAAAGTTTCATCCTATGCTTCAGCGGCTTCTCAATATCGATCGTAGTGCGAACACATAGGTATCTCGCCAAATGCCATTAAAATTCTTAGGGTTAGATTTCACAAATTTACCAATAAAATCCCCAGCACTTCGCACCACACGCTCCAGCATGAACCCAGTTTTCAGATCATGAATCTGAACCCAAAAATCAAGTTTATGTAGCGGAACAACCTTCGGGTCTTTCCCCTTCTTCATTCGGTGAAAGACAAGAGGCCACTTATTGAATGTCCATGGACTCCCATCTATAACGGCTTGGACATCCAATTCGTGGTAAAACTGGAATAGATATTTATTGGTATCCAATTCTTTGATAAACACACCCTTTCCCGGCTGCCATAACGAGGCCATCAAATGCCTCATTGCATCAAAATCCAAAGCCCTACCCGTAAGAAACTTTCCCACCAAACACCACCCATCATCAAATAACGTTTCTTTATCCTCATCATCCCCTCCAATCATAATTCCCTCTTCCTCATCCTCCAAACTTATCTGAGCATATTGCTCATTCAAATCAAACGTAGAGTGACTACTCGAAGCCATAGAAAAAACACAAGACACAAATCAATCTAGAAACTTGAGAAAAACATACACCAACATGTCAAAAGATGTACAAGACCtactttataatttatttagtaattaagaaatttcttttttttcaatataaatatattttaaaacattGGCACATAAagttccaaaaaaaaattgtgttgtAGTGACTCATAAAAAATATGATAGACTGAAGACTcataaaattttttttcttggcaACTTATATATTGATCTTGCATTATGCATAAATTTTATTACTCTTCTATAGTTGTATAGATCAAATTGTTACAATTTTAACTCGCTAGTTTATTATATGCTATGATAAATACTACCTCAAGATTTgtcctaattaattttttataaagggaacattttttttttttttgagataaaatgGTGACATTTTATTAGCAAATTGCATCAACCATTACAATATTCAAAAGATCCACTGGAGCATTACTCGTGGTGAATATACGAACTGAATGAAAACAAGAGCTACGAGCCATATAATGTGCAGCCTTGTTAGCAGAACAGTTAAcaaattgaatttgaatagattTTAAAGAATCAACCAACTCCTTACacttcaaattctaaatcaccACTCCAAAGGGAGAACGCAAAAGAACCCAACAATCTATGTGAGATTGGATAATTTAGTCCACACCCATGTTTGGTGCATTTTTCAAACTTTATGACATTGGACAAAGTTTTCTCATACTCTAATTTAGTCTCTTTTGTTTAGGACTATTTTAACCCAACAAGAACATGGGTTAAAATAGTCCAAAATggacttttgtttttttttttttaatttttttaatttctttaacttagtttaagaaaattaatatgtatatgtattacATTTTTGATTAAAACATTAAAATAATtgtcttaattttaaaatttattgggataccttttatttttttataatataaatttcaaattttagaaatAGATATTATGTATGTCATAATTTAATAGTTGttttttattgtaaaatattatttaattttgtagaattattagtttttattgaaaattatttaatttatttattttaaaatatctagtttTATTAAACATTTTgacattattttcttattttttttttaaaaaaaaaatctaaaacacatTATACTTCATTACTATCTTTTTTATAATGTAcatgtttatatattttataaaattttaatatggcTTATTTTATTTACGAATATAAATGAATTATTACAttatctaaattaataaaaaaatataattatattagaaaaattatttatatgagATTTAGTTCTTCACTATACCAAAAGTACTAAAATAAGATTAATTTAATCCAATCTAATACAATCTTAATTAATGGTCCAATCCAGTCTCGCAAACTAAACGAGTTGttctcaaaaaataaagtaaaaataaataactgtcataaaataactatcaagGAGCTCAAAAAAAACATAAGAGTTGCATACTCATACAACTATTTTAGGAGGTATGTAATAATGTAAGAAAAATCTCCCGAATGTACACCCATtttaaaatgtttaaaattcaaatcaagttactaattaattatatatttaaacgTCATTGACCAAATATAATTATGTTAGCTCTATTTAATATGTAACTTCAAACAAGAATGCTAAGTTTGAACCTCCTTATATACATTAGGATAATGCTAACGTATTGAAAATGATTTTATATagaatcattttttttataggtctcattattttattttttgttcatatttaatttaattttattctttattttttatgtataattattTGTCAAAAATACTTATATCCAcctaaaaaattcttttttttgtAGATATGATCTGAGAGAagatatatgtataaaattttGTTTTGCATTGTTCTTCCACTTCACTATTAgagaatttttgagttttaacctttatatttcttttaaaagaaaaaatatcaaatctcttagttttaattataatttaggtTCTTTGATTAGTAACTTTTAagaatttttagaaaaaaaaagaggagaAGAGAGAAGtgaatgataattttttttttttaaaaaaaaaggaatgatagtaattttaacaaataattatatatataaaaaaaattaataaagaaataatatttaatggacataaaattaaataatgatacatattaaaaaaaattaaattgtttttaATACCACTACTGAAGCATTATCCTATGCATTATTAGTCTAATTTCAAACtatgataataaatattttagtatttataaTTAACAATCAAATAGCTTAgttcaaagaaaaaaatcaaatattttagaATGTGAAAGTCTTAAATTAATAACTAGTTTGTATGGTTAGTTGCTCAATAATCTTCTAATGTATATAGAagctacctatatatatacaccATGTCATTACTAACTTAATTAAGAGGAAGAACATTATGAAGTCGTTCATATTACTTTCTCCATTAATGTTTCTCTGGGTGGTCATCCTTGTTCTTTTTTCATTATCTAATTTTTCTTCAGCTACCATTCTTGATGACTTTGATTACTGTCTCTCGCAACATTTGTCAAACTATTCCTCCATTAAAAATGAACTCCTTTACTCTCCAAACAACCCATCATATTTAGCTTTATTAAATTCATCAGCTATGAACTTCCGCTTCACTTATTCTT is part of the Cannabis sativa cultivar Pink pepper isolate KNU-18-1 chromosome 5, ASM2916894v1, whole genome shotgun sequence genome and encodes:
- the LOC115717840 gene encoding uncharacterized mitochondrial protein AtMg01250-like, with amino-acid sequence MGFNQHWVPLIMFCVTMITYNVTHGGHSMGPITSGRGLRQGDPLSPYLFLICAEGLLLLLKHYERHHWLTGCRVARSAPMVSQILIADDSYVFCKANENEAQNVLQLLHSYELASGQQVNFAQSSVFFS